From Stigmatella erecta, one genomic window encodes:
- a CDS encoding MerR family transcriptional regulator — translation MSTTNAQTEWKLAELAAAVGVSPRTVRYYVQRGLLPAPPFRGPDTVYGEEHRVRLKAIRVLQARFLPLDAIQAELAQLSPEALRELAGSELPTAVLPPPVAPEPEAPPAVSLPDASGGRRVAKGYQRWELAPGLELHLSDSADEKTRALAERMRALIEQAEGR, via the coding sequence GTGAGCACGACGAACGCACAGACCGAGTGGAAGCTGGCGGAGCTGGCCGCCGCGGTGGGCGTCTCGCCCCGCACGGTGCGCTACTACGTCCAGCGCGGGCTGCTCCCCGCCCCCCCGTTCCGGGGACCGGACACGGTGTACGGCGAGGAGCACCGGGTGCGGCTCAAGGCCATCCGCGTGCTCCAGGCGCGGTTTCTCCCGCTGGATGCCATCCAGGCGGAGCTGGCCCAGCTGAGCCCCGAGGCGCTGCGGGAGCTGGCCGGCTCCGAGCTGCCCACGGCCGTCCTGCCGCCCCCGGTGGCCCCGGAACCGGAAGCCCCCCCAGCGGTGTCCCTCCCGGACGCCTCGGGTGGGCGAAGGGTGGCGAAGGGCTACCAGCGGTGGGAGCTGGCCCCGGGGCTGGAGCTGCACCTGTCGGATTCGGCGGACGAGAAGACCCGCGCGCTGGCGGAACGGATGCGCGCCCTCATCGAACAAGCGGAAGGAAGGTAA
- a CDS encoding DUF2721 domain-containing protein, producing MDVPLEVDISSIRVIGAAVTPAVMVSGCGILATGLDNQVARITTRIRDMVREWRTLPEGHRRRGVLRQEVAIMDRRHALLARALMLDYAAILSFVVTSLLYLLQRRFGVPEVAPVVSFSLGVVLLGSIAVFALASLRLSRRALALEKQELFEEPSAPSRPEPP from the coding sequence ATGGACGTGCCCCTGGAAGTCGACATCTCCTCCATCCGGGTCATCGGCGCGGCGGTCACTCCCGCGGTGATGGTGTCCGGGTGCGGCATCCTGGCGACGGGCCTGGACAACCAGGTGGCGCGCATCACCACGCGGATTCGGGACATGGTGCGCGAGTGGCGCACGCTGCCCGAGGGGCACCGGCGGCGCGGGGTGCTGCGCCAGGAGGTGGCCATCATGGACCGGCGGCATGCGCTGCTGGCCCGGGCGCTCATGCTGGACTACGCGGCGATCCTGTCCTTCGTGGTGACGTCGCTGCTGTACCTGCTGCAGCGGCGCTTCGGGGTGCCCGAGGTGGCCCCGGTGGTGTCGTTCTCCCTGGGCGTCGTCCTCCTGGGCAGTATCGCCGTGTTCGCCCTGGCCTCGCTGCGGCTCAGCCGCCGGGCCCTCGCGCTGGAGAAGCAGGAGCTCTTCGAGGAGCCCTCCGCGCCTTCCCGCCCAGAGCCGCCGTAG
- a CDS encoding amidohydrolase — MKTTIYVAERVRTLDAARPVAQALAIRGDQVLAVGSRAEVQAAAGAGAREVDLGAATLVPGLVDAHAHIAGLGLSLTTARLEGAGSVEEVVRRLVAAPATCFQGDWLLGKGWDQNAWPGRAFPGRAELDTRFPSTPVCLTRVDHHASWVNGEALRRAGIGRGTVDPDGGRIVRDAAGEATGVLIDNAMDLVTAVLPEPTNAQRETRLRVALERCAQVGLTGVHDAGMDWESFRKLREWDAAGQLPLRVYAMAAGQGAERHAYLENGPHEGRMLTMRGAKLLADGALGSRGAALHEDYSDEPGQRGLLLLSPQELEARARAFMSRGFQVCIHAIGDRANTLVVDVLLKCAQETGTRALRHRVEHAQILRREDIQRLGAAGLVASVQPTHATSDMGWAEARLGRERLAGSYAWRSLKDAGACLALGSDFPIENPDVLAGLYAARTRQDAAGQPEGGWWPQERLTAEEALEGFTVGPAWASFAEARRGRLMPGMDADFVALSVDPVDGSAAELREAKVLATVVAGAEVFRA; from the coding sequence GTGAAGACGACCATCTACGTCGCGGAGCGGGTGCGGACCCTGGATGCGGCCCGGCCGGTGGCCCAGGCCCTGGCGATCCGGGGGGACCAGGTGCTCGCGGTGGGCTCGCGCGCCGAGGTGCAGGCGGCCGCGGGCGCGGGGGCCCGGGAGGTGGACCTGGGCGCCGCCACCCTCGTGCCCGGCCTGGTGGATGCCCACGCGCACATCGCGGGCCTGGGGCTCAGCCTGACGACGGCACGGCTGGAGGGCGCAGGCTCCGTGGAGGAAGTGGTGCGCCGGCTGGTGGCCGCGCCCGCCACCTGCTTCCAGGGAGACTGGCTGCTGGGCAAGGGCTGGGACCAGAACGCCTGGCCGGGGCGGGCGTTTCCGGGCCGGGCGGAGCTGGACACGCGCTTCCCCTCCACGCCGGTGTGCCTCACGCGCGTGGACCACCATGCCTCCTGGGTGAACGGCGAGGCGCTGCGGCGCGCGGGCATCGGCCGGGGGACGGTGGATCCGGACGGTGGCCGCATCGTGCGGGACGCGGCCGGAGAGGCCACCGGGGTGCTCATCGACAACGCGATGGACCTGGTGACGGCGGTGCTCCCCGAGCCCACGAACGCACAGCGGGAGACGCGGCTGCGCGTGGCGTTGGAGCGCTGTGCGCAGGTGGGGCTGACGGGGGTGCACGACGCGGGAATGGACTGGGAGTCCTTCCGGAAGCTGCGGGAGTGGGACGCGGCGGGGCAGTTGCCGCTGCGGGTGTACGCGATGGCGGCGGGCCAGGGCGCGGAGCGCCACGCGTACCTGGAGAACGGCCCCCACGAGGGGCGCATGCTGACGATGCGCGGGGCGAAGCTGCTGGCGGATGGGGCGCTCGGCTCGCGCGGGGCGGCGCTGCACGAGGACTACAGCGACGAGCCGGGGCAGCGGGGCCTGCTGCTGCTCTCCCCGCAGGAACTGGAGGCGCGGGCCCGGGCCTTCATGTCGCGGGGCTTCCAGGTGTGCATTCACGCCATCGGCGACCGGGCGAACACGCTGGTGGTGGATGTGCTGCTCAAGTGCGCTCAAGAGACGGGCACGCGCGCGCTGCGCCACCGGGTGGAGCACGCACAGATTCTCCGGCGGGAGGACATCCAGCGGCTGGGGGCGGCGGGGCTGGTGGCCAGCGTGCAGCCCACGCACGCCACGAGCGACATGGGCTGGGCGGAGGCGCGGCTCGGGCGGGAGCGGCTCGCGGGCTCGTACGCGTGGCGAAGCCTGAAGGACGCGGGGGCGTGCCTGGCGCTGGGCAGCGACTTTCCCATCGAGAACCCGGACGTGCTGGCGGGGCTGTACGCGGCGCGGACGCGGCAGGACGCGGCGGGCCAGCCCGAGGGCGGCTGGTGGCCCCAGGAGCGGCTCACGGCCGAGGAGGCACTGGAGGGCTTCACGGTGGGGCCCGCGTGGGCCTCGTTCGCGGAAGCGCGGCGAGGCCGGCTGATGCCCGGCATGGACGCGGACTTTGTGGCGCTCTCGGTGGATCCGGTGGACGGGTCCGCGGCAGAGCTGCGGGAGGCGAAGGTGCTGGCCACCGTGGTGGCGGGGGCCGAGGTCTTCCGGGCCTGA
- the nhaR gene encoding transcriptional activator NhaR, whose protein sequence is MSWLNYHHLLYFWTVARAGSLAKAGEELHLAQPTISSQIKLLEESLGHKLFERQGRKLVLTDVGRTVMRYADEIFRLGNELKNVVGGLPPGQQLRLQVGVADVLPKVVAERLLQPALDAGPLRLVCREGPLPQLLSALALHELDVVLADAPSTDPVSVRTFNHLLGKCGVSFFAAAPHAYLRKDFPRSLDGAPVLLSSETSSIRQALDRWFEVQGVHPAVAGDFDDSALLMAFGQRGLGVFAMPSVIEAEVVRQFDVSVVGRTQEVETCFYAITVERKLRHPAVVAIAEAARSSLFGT, encoded by the coding sequence GTGAGCTGGCTCAACTACCACCACCTCCTCTACTTCTGGACCGTGGCCCGTGCGGGCTCCCTGGCCAAGGCCGGCGAGGAGCTCCACCTCGCCCAGCCCACCATCAGCAGCCAGATCAAGCTCCTGGAGGAGTCCCTCGGCCACAAGCTCTTCGAGCGCCAGGGCCGCAAGCTTGTCCTCACCGACGTGGGCCGCACCGTCATGCGCTACGCCGATGAAATCTTCCGGCTCGGCAATGAGCTGAAGAACGTCGTCGGTGGCCTCCCCCCCGGCCAGCAGCTCCGCCTCCAGGTCGGCGTCGCCGACGTCCTCCCCAAGGTCGTCGCCGAGCGCCTCCTCCAGCCCGCCCTCGACGCCGGCCCCCTGCGCCTCGTGTGCCGCGAGGGCCCCCTGCCCCAGCTCCTCTCCGCGCTCGCCCTGCACGAGCTGGACGTCGTGCTCGCCGATGCCCCCAGCACCGACCCCGTCAGCGTCCGGACCTTCAACCACCTGCTGGGCAAGTGCGGCGTCTCCTTCTTCGCCGCTGCCCCCCACGCCTACCTGCGCAAGGACTTCCCCCGCTCCCTGGATGGCGCCCCCGTGCTGCTCTCCTCGGAGACCAGCTCCATCCGCCAGGCCCTGGACCGGTGGTTCGAAGTCCAGGGCGTCCACCCCGCCGTCGCCGGGGACTTCGACGACAGCGCCCTGCTCATGGCCTTCGGCCAGCGGGGGCTCGGCGTCTTCGCCATGCCCTCCGTCATCGAGGCCGAGGTGGTCCGCCAGTTCGACGTGTCCGTCGTCGGCCGCACCCAGGAGGTGGAGACCTGCTTCTACGCCATCACCGTCGAGCGCAAGCTGCGCCACCCCGCCGTCGTCGCCATCGCCGAGGCCGCCCGCTCCAGCCTCTTCGGCACCTGA